One stretch of Brachyhypopomus gauderio isolate BG-103 chromosome 8, BGAUD_0.2, whole genome shotgun sequence DNA includes these proteins:
- the dync1i2b gene encoding dynein, cytoplasmic 1, intermediate chain 2a isoform X3: protein MTGARTLHWDSEPSVLLLHSDSQLGRATVSLCMAKVTQVDLPPRELVLYSKETQTPPTTQSKVEDDNEEDDLAEMRSAHDPAEGIDTHMEEEDVPPQELTEEEKMQILHSQEFLTFFDHSSRVVERALSEQVDVCFDYSGRDLQDREGETPAGTKLSLNRQFTDDRWCRYRVVTCLDWSSQFPELLVASYNSNEEAPHDPDGVALVWNMKYKKTTPEYIFHCQSAVMSAMFAQFHPNLIVGGTYSGQIVLWDNRSNKCTPVQRTPLSASAHTHPVYCVNVVGTQNAHNLISLSTDGRVCSWSLDMLSAPQDSLELVFKQSKPVAVTTVSFPLGDVNNFVVGSEDGTVYTACRHGSKAGISELFEGHHGPVTGLSCHTATGPADLSHLFVTSSFDWTVKLWSTRNNNLLYSFEDNSDYVYDVMWSPTHPALFACVDGAGHLDLWNLNNETEVPTATVTVEGNPALNRVRWAGSGREVAVGDSEGRVHIYDVGEQIGVPRQDEWIRFLRTLSELSEHQDEKGC, encoded by the exons ATGACAGGAGCAAG GACTCTTCACTGGGACTCTGAACCTTCTGTTCTTCTGCTGCATTCAGACTCTCAGCTTGG ACGTGCCACTGTCAGCCTGTGCATGGCCAAGGTCACGCAGGTCGACCTTCCTCCCAGAGAGTTGGTGTTGTACTCTAAAGAGacccaaacaccccccaccactcAGTCTAAAG TTGAGGATGATAATGAGGAAGATGATTTAGCTGAGATGCGGTCTGCTCACGACCCTGCGGAGGGAATCGACACTCAcatggaggaagaggatg TTCCCCCTCAGGAGCtcacagaggaggagaagatGCAGATTCTTCACTCCCAAGAGTTCCTGACATTTTTTGACCACAGTTCTCGTGTTGTGGAGCGTGCTCTCTCTGAGCAGGTCGATGTCTGCTTTGACTACAGTGGACGCGACCTGCAGGACAGGGaggg AGAGACGCCAGCTGGCACCAAGCTGTCACTGAACAGGCAGTTCACAGATGATCGCTGGTGCAGATACAGAGTGGTGACCTGTCTGGACTGGTCCTCACAG TTCCCTGAACTGCTGGTGGCTTCTTATAACAGCAATGAGGAGGCACCTCATGACCCCGATGGCGTAGCTCTGGTCTGGAACATGAAATATAAGAAGACCACACCCGAGTACATCTTCCACTGCCAG TCAGCGGTGATGTCAGCAATGTTTGCACAATTCCATCCTAACCTGATTGTTGGAGGAACGTACTCGGGACAGATCGTTCTGTGGGATAACCGTAGTAACAAATGTACGCCAGTACAGAGGACCCCACTGTCTGCTTCTGCACACACg CACCCGGTatactgtgtgaatgtggtgggGACTCAGAACGCCCACAACCTCATCAGCCTGTCCACTGACGGCAGGGTGTGCAGCTGGAGTTTGGATATGCTGTCTGCACCGCAG GATAGTCTGGAGCTGGTGTTTAAGCAGTCTAAGCCAGTAGCCGTCACCACCGTGTCATTTCCTCTGGGCGACGTCAACAATTTTGTGGTGGGCAGTGAGGATGGAACTGTGTACACAGCATGCAGacatgggag cAAAGCAGGCATCAGCGAGCTCTTTGAAGGCCACCATGGTCCAGTGACAGGTCTGAGCTGTCACACAGCCACAGGACCCGCCGATCTCTCCCATCTGTTCGTGACCTCGTCCTTCGACTGGACTGTGAAGCTGTGGAGCACCAGG AACAATAATCTCCTCTACTCATTTGAGGATAACTCTGACTATGTGTATGATGTCATGTGGTCACCTACACACCCTGCTCTTTTTGCCTGTGTGGATGGAGCTGGACACCTCGACCTGTGGAACCTCAACAATGAAACcgag GTCCCCACAGCAACAGTTACCGTGGAGGGAAACCCCGCCTTGAATCGGGTCAGGTGGGCTGGCTCCGGCAGAGAGGTTGCCGTTGGCGACTCCGAAGGACGAGTACACATCTATGATGTCGGAGAG CAGATTGGCGTTCCACGGCAGGATGAGTGGATTCGCTTCCTCCGAACTCTCTCTGAACTCAGCGAGCACCAGGATGAGAAGGGCTGCTGA
- the dync1i2b gene encoding cytoplasmic dynein 1 intermediate chain 2 isoform X2 has product MSDKSELKAELERKKQRLAQIREEKKKKEEERKKKDPAGLQEGGSPAREDSDLEKKRREAEALLRSIGLTDPATVPPPLSPSTKSVDSQDSGDSMTGARRATVSLCMAKVTQVDLPPRELVLYSKETQTPPTTQSKVEDDNEEDDLAEMRSAHDPAEGIDTHMEEEDVPPQELTEEEKMQILHSQEFLTFFDHSSRVVERALSEQVDVCFDYSGRDLQDREGETPAGTKLSLNRQFTDDRWCRYRVVTCLDWSSQFPELLVASYNSNEEAPHDPDGVALVWNMKYKKTTPEYIFHCQSAVMSAMFAQFHPNLIVGGTYSGQIVLWDNRSNKCTPVQRTPLSASAHTHPVYCVNVVGTQNAHNLISLSTDGRVCSWSLDMLSAPQDSLELVFKQSKPVAVTTVSFPLGDVNNFVVGSEDGTVYTACRHGSKAGISELFEGHHGPVTGLSCHTATGPADLSHLFVTSSFDWTVKLWSTRNNNLLYSFEDNSDYVYDVMWSPTHPALFACVDGAGHLDLWNLNNETEVPTATVTVEGNPALNRVRWAGSGREVAVGDSEGRVHIYDVGEQIGVPRQDEWIRFLRTLSELSEHQDEKGC; this is encoded by the exons ATGTCAGACAAAAGCGAGCTGAAAGCTGAACTGGAAAGGAAGAAGCAGCGCCTGGCACAGATCAGGGAggagaaaaagaagaaagaggaggaaCGCAAGAAGAaagac CCGGCTGGTCTTCAGGAAGGCGGGTCTCCTGCTCGTGAGGACTCTGATCTAGagaagaagaggagggaggCAGAGGCTCTCCTGCGGAGCATAGGCCTCACTGACCCGGCCACTG TCCCCCCTCCTCTGTCCCCCTCAACTAAATCTGTGGACAGTCAAGACTCTGGAGACAGCATGACAGGAGCAAG ACGTGCCACTGTCAGCCTGTGCATGGCCAAGGTCACGCAGGTCGACCTTCCTCCCAGAGAGTTGGTGTTGTACTCTAAAGAGacccaaacaccccccaccactcAGTCTAAAG TTGAGGATGATAATGAGGAAGATGATTTAGCTGAGATGCGGTCTGCTCACGACCCTGCGGAGGGAATCGACACTCAcatggaggaagaggatg TTCCCCCTCAGGAGCtcacagaggaggagaagatGCAGATTCTTCACTCCCAAGAGTTCCTGACATTTTTTGACCACAGTTCTCGTGTTGTGGAGCGTGCTCTCTCTGAGCAGGTCGATGTCTGCTTTGACTACAGTGGACGCGACCTGCAGGACAGGGaggg AGAGACGCCAGCTGGCACCAAGCTGTCACTGAACAGGCAGTTCACAGATGATCGCTGGTGCAGATACAGAGTGGTGACCTGTCTGGACTGGTCCTCACAG TTCCCTGAACTGCTGGTGGCTTCTTATAACAGCAATGAGGAGGCACCTCATGACCCCGATGGCGTAGCTCTGGTCTGGAACATGAAATATAAGAAGACCACACCCGAGTACATCTTCCACTGCCAG TCAGCGGTGATGTCAGCAATGTTTGCACAATTCCATCCTAACCTGATTGTTGGAGGAACGTACTCGGGACAGATCGTTCTGTGGGATAACCGTAGTAACAAATGTACGCCAGTACAGAGGACCCCACTGTCTGCTTCTGCACACACg CACCCGGTatactgtgtgaatgtggtgggGACTCAGAACGCCCACAACCTCATCAGCCTGTCCACTGACGGCAGGGTGTGCAGCTGGAGTTTGGATATGCTGTCTGCACCGCAG GATAGTCTGGAGCTGGTGTTTAAGCAGTCTAAGCCAGTAGCCGTCACCACCGTGTCATTTCCTCTGGGCGACGTCAACAATTTTGTGGTGGGCAGTGAGGATGGAACTGTGTACACAGCATGCAGacatgggag cAAAGCAGGCATCAGCGAGCTCTTTGAAGGCCACCATGGTCCAGTGACAGGTCTGAGCTGTCACACAGCCACAGGACCCGCCGATCTCTCCCATCTGTTCGTGACCTCGTCCTTCGACTGGACTGTGAAGCTGTGGAGCACCAGG AACAATAATCTCCTCTACTCATTTGAGGATAACTCTGACTATGTGTATGATGTCATGTGGTCACCTACACACCCTGCTCTTTTTGCCTGTGTGGATGGAGCTGGACACCTCGACCTGTGGAACCTCAACAATGAAACcgag GTCCCCACAGCAACAGTTACCGTGGAGGGAAACCCCGCCTTGAATCGGGTCAGGTGGGCTGGCTCCGGCAGAGAGGTTGCCGTTGGCGACTCCGAAGGACGAGTACACATCTATGATGTCGGAGAG CAGATTGGCGTTCCACGGCAGGATGAGTGGATTCGCTTCCTCCGAACTCTCTCTGAACTCAGCGAGCACCAGGATGAGAAGGGCTGCTGA
- the dync1i2b gene encoding dynein, cytoplasmic 1, intermediate chain 2a isoform X1: protein MSDKSELKAELERKKQRLAQIREEKKKKEEERKKKDPAGLQEGGSPAREDSDLEKKRREAEALLRSIGLTDPATVPPPLSPSTKSVDSQDSGDSMTGARTLHWDSEPSVLLLHSDSQLGRATVSLCMAKVTQVDLPPRELVLYSKETQTPPTTQSKVEDDNEEDDLAEMRSAHDPAEGIDTHMEEEDVPPQELTEEEKMQILHSQEFLTFFDHSSRVVERALSEQVDVCFDYSGRDLQDREGETPAGTKLSLNRQFTDDRWCRYRVVTCLDWSSQFPELLVASYNSNEEAPHDPDGVALVWNMKYKKTTPEYIFHCQSAVMSAMFAQFHPNLIVGGTYSGQIVLWDNRSNKCTPVQRTPLSASAHTHPVYCVNVVGTQNAHNLISLSTDGRVCSWSLDMLSAPQDSLELVFKQSKPVAVTTVSFPLGDVNNFVVGSEDGTVYTACRHGSKAGISELFEGHHGPVTGLSCHTATGPADLSHLFVTSSFDWTVKLWSTRNNNLLYSFEDNSDYVYDVMWSPTHPALFACVDGAGHLDLWNLNNETEVPTATVTVEGNPALNRVRWAGSGREVAVGDSEGRVHIYDVGEQIGVPRQDEWIRFLRTLSELSEHQDEKGC, encoded by the exons ATGTCAGACAAAAGCGAGCTGAAAGCTGAACTGGAAAGGAAGAAGCAGCGCCTGGCACAGATCAGGGAggagaaaaagaagaaagaggaggaaCGCAAGAAGAaagac CCGGCTGGTCTTCAGGAAGGCGGGTCTCCTGCTCGTGAGGACTCTGATCTAGagaagaagaggagggaggCAGAGGCTCTCCTGCGGAGCATAGGCCTCACTGACCCGGCCACTG TCCCCCCTCCTCTGTCCCCCTCAACTAAATCTGTGGACAGTCAAGACTCTGGAGACAGCATGACAGGAGCAAG GACTCTTCACTGGGACTCTGAACCTTCTGTTCTTCTGCTGCATTCAGACTCTCAGCTTGG ACGTGCCACTGTCAGCCTGTGCATGGCCAAGGTCACGCAGGTCGACCTTCCTCCCAGAGAGTTGGTGTTGTACTCTAAAGAGacccaaacaccccccaccactcAGTCTAAAG TTGAGGATGATAATGAGGAAGATGATTTAGCTGAGATGCGGTCTGCTCACGACCCTGCGGAGGGAATCGACACTCAcatggaggaagaggatg TTCCCCCTCAGGAGCtcacagaggaggagaagatGCAGATTCTTCACTCCCAAGAGTTCCTGACATTTTTTGACCACAGTTCTCGTGTTGTGGAGCGTGCTCTCTCTGAGCAGGTCGATGTCTGCTTTGACTACAGTGGACGCGACCTGCAGGACAGGGaggg AGAGACGCCAGCTGGCACCAAGCTGTCACTGAACAGGCAGTTCACAGATGATCGCTGGTGCAGATACAGAGTGGTGACCTGTCTGGACTGGTCCTCACAG TTCCCTGAACTGCTGGTGGCTTCTTATAACAGCAATGAGGAGGCACCTCATGACCCCGATGGCGTAGCTCTGGTCTGGAACATGAAATATAAGAAGACCACACCCGAGTACATCTTCCACTGCCAG TCAGCGGTGATGTCAGCAATGTTTGCACAATTCCATCCTAACCTGATTGTTGGAGGAACGTACTCGGGACAGATCGTTCTGTGGGATAACCGTAGTAACAAATGTACGCCAGTACAGAGGACCCCACTGTCTGCTTCTGCACACACg CACCCGGTatactgtgtgaatgtggtgggGACTCAGAACGCCCACAACCTCATCAGCCTGTCCACTGACGGCAGGGTGTGCAGCTGGAGTTTGGATATGCTGTCTGCACCGCAG GATAGTCTGGAGCTGGTGTTTAAGCAGTCTAAGCCAGTAGCCGTCACCACCGTGTCATTTCCTCTGGGCGACGTCAACAATTTTGTGGTGGGCAGTGAGGATGGAACTGTGTACACAGCATGCAGacatgggag cAAAGCAGGCATCAGCGAGCTCTTTGAAGGCCACCATGGTCCAGTGACAGGTCTGAGCTGTCACACAGCCACAGGACCCGCCGATCTCTCCCATCTGTTCGTGACCTCGTCCTTCGACTGGACTGTGAAGCTGTGGAGCACCAGG AACAATAATCTCCTCTACTCATTTGAGGATAACTCTGACTATGTGTATGATGTCATGTGGTCACCTACACACCCTGCTCTTTTTGCCTGTGTGGATGGAGCTGGACACCTCGACCTGTGGAACCTCAACAATGAAACcgag GTCCCCACAGCAACAGTTACCGTGGAGGGAAACCCCGCCTTGAATCGGGTCAGGTGGGCTGGCTCCGGCAGAGAGGTTGCCGTTGGCGACTCCGAAGGACGAGTACACATCTATGATGTCGGAGAG CAGATTGGCGTTCCACGGCAGGATGAGTGGATTCGCTTCCTCCGAACTCTCTCTGAACTCAGCGAGCACCAGGATGAGAAGGGCTGCTGA